Within Defluviitalea raffinosedens, the genomic segment CATGGGAAATTCTTAGGAGCAAGAAGTTCATCAAATTGGTTGATCATCTTTTGGTCAAAATCCTTGGTGCTTAAATCAATTGGGAACATTCCGGAAGCATCTCCAATACCAAGAACTTTTTGACCTGTTAATTTCCAGTGAATATATCCGGCCAAAGTGGTCATAAAGGAAATATCGCCAACATGTTCTTCGTTATTTAAAATCGCTTGATAAAGGTGGGCAATACTCCATCTTTGAGGAATATTGTAATTAAATAATTTGGTTAAAGCCGTAGATGCTTCTTCCGTAATGTTATTGCGCCAGGTACGGAATGGTACCAAAAGATTGTCATCTTTATCAAAAACCATATAGCCATGCATCATGGCGCTAAAACCAATTGCACCTATTCTTTTGATGGTTAGGCCGTATTTTTCTTTAACATCCATGGCCATGTTTTTGTAGCTATTCTGGACACCTTTCCAGATGTCTTCCAGGCTGTATGTCCAGATATTGTCGATATAGCTGTTTTCCCAGTCATGGCTGCCGGAAGCAACAGGTGTGTTGTTTTCGTCAATCAGAACAGCTTTGATGCGGGTTGAACCCAGTTCAATACCCAGTACGGTTTTTCCATTGATAATGGCATTTTTAATATTTTCCATACAGTAGTCCCCCATATTGATTGATTATCTTCTCCAAGCCATGTCGTTCCATTTTAATTGATTTCTGAATGCAAGAATGTCTGTATTTTTGTCGATTAATACGCATTCAATTTGAGCCATTTCAGCCCAATCCATCATTTGTTCTACTGTAACGTCATAGGAGAAGGAAGTATGGTGAGCGCCTCCTGCAAGAATCCAGGCTTCAGCAGCTTCGCTAAGGGAAGGTTCTGGTTTCCACAATACTCTTGCTACAGGAAGTTTAGGCATATCAATTGTAGGCTGTACAGCGTTTACAGTATTGATGATTAAACGATAGCGCCCGCCCATTTCAATTAAAGAAGTTGCGATCGCAGAACCGCCTTTGCCGTTAAATACCAAACGAGCTGGGTCAGCTTTTCCGCCAATGCTTAGAGGATGTACTTCGATTCTTGGTTTGGTTGCAGCGATAGTAGGACATACTTCTAACATATGAGCGCCTAAAATCATTTCATTACCCGGTTCTAAATGATAGGTATAGTCTTCCATAAAGGATGTTCCACCGCTAAGGCCAGCACTCATCAGTTTCATGATACGAACCATTGCAGCAGTTTTCCAGTCGCCTTCTCCGCCAAAACCATATCCTTGTGCCATTAAACGTTGAACAGCAAGACCTGGAAGTTGTTTCATTCCGAATAAGTTTTCAAAGTTGGTTGTAAAGGCACCGAAATTGCCTTCTTCGAGGAAAGATTTCATACCGATTTCAATACGGGCTTGTTCTTTGATAGAATCAATATTGGCTGCAGGATCGATATCGTAGAGTTCTTTATATTCATCCATAAGTTCATTCACTTGAGCTTCTGTTACAGAATCAATACGTTCTACAAGATCTCCGATGCCATAAGCGTCAATTGCCCAGCCAAATTTAATCTGAGCCTCAACCTTATCTCCTTCAGTAACAGCAACATTACGCATATTGTCGCCAAAGCGCGCTACTTTAAGATTGCGTCCTTGGGTAAAGGCAAGGGCAGAACGCATCCAGGCACCTATACGATTTCTGGTTTCTGGATTTTCCCAGTAACCTACAATAACCTTGCGGGCAATTCTTAATCTGGCGCCGATAAAACCATATTCTCTGTCACCATGGGCAGATTGGTTAAGATTCATAAAGTCCATATCAATACTGCTCCAGGGGATGTCGCGGTTAAATTGTGTATGAAGGTGAAGGAGAGGTTTCTTAAGTTCGGAAAGACCAGCAATCCACATTTTTGCCGGGGAGAATGTATGCATCCATGTAATAATACCAGCGCATTTATCGTCTAAGTTTGCTTCAGAGCAGAGTTTGCGGATCGCATCAGGAGTTGTTAAGACAGGCTTAAATACAACTTTGCATGGAATAGATGGGTCAAGATCTAATCCCTCTGCCATTTTGCGGGAATGGGCTTCTACCTGTTCCAATGTTTCAGGACCATATAAGTGTTGACTTCCTGTTACAAACCAAAATTCGAATGATTTTAAATTTAACATCATTCTTCCTCCTTTATAAAATATATTTTAAAATTACAATATAAACTATTTTGCGCCAAAAACTTGTGCGCACAAGTAATTTACTTTTATTTTATACTTCTTTTATATAATTTTCAATATAGTTTTTAAAAATTTATATAAATTTCTATAAAATATTCACAGAAATAAATAAGTATGCTATAATAACTTGTGCATACAACATGAAGAGGTGACTTATGAGTTTAAATAACGAACCAAAGTATATACAACTTAAGGAGTTTATAAAAAATTATATATCTGAAGGACAGCTTAAGGCGGATGATAAGCTTTTTTCAGAGCACGAGCTGGCAAATCGCTTTCAGATAAGCCGCCATACCGTCAGAAAAGCTATAGGGGAACTCATCAATGAAGGATGGCTTTATCAAGTCCAGGGAAAGGGTACTTTTGTTGCCAATACTGAAGGAGAGTCTAAAAGGAAGAGCAAGCTTATAGGCGTAATCACCACCTATCTTAAAGACTATATTTTTCCTGATATCATCTACGGAATTGACGAAGTCTTAAGTAAAGAAGGCTATACCATCTTACTGGGGCATACGAATAATGAGTTTGAAAAAGAAAGAAACTGCCTTCTTAATATGCTCAACAACAATCTGGACGGTTTAATCATTGAGCCTACCAAAAGCGTATTGCCCAATCCCAATATAGATATTTATGAGCGCTTTAAGGCCGAAGGAATTCCTATTGTATTCATACATGCTTATTATAACAATTTTGAAGCTTCTTATGTAATGGAGGACGATGTTTTGGGCGGTTATATGGCCACCAGGCATTTGATAGAGCAGGGCCATCAGCGTATAGCAGGCATCTTTAAGAGTGATGATCTGCAAGGGTTAGGAAGATTTCAGGGTTTTGTACAGGCTCATAGGGAACATAATTTAACAATTAATGAAAAGCATATTTTATGGTTTTCATCCCAGGATTTCGATCCATTACTTCTGGATGATGCGTATATTCAGAGGTTTATTCACAGACTAAAAACCTGCACAGGGCTTATTTGTTACAATGACCAAATTGCAATCAATATGCTTGAAATATTAAGAACACA encodes:
- a CDS encoding GntR family transcriptional regulator, encoding MSLNNEPKYIQLKEFIKNYISEGQLKADDKLFSEHELANRFQISRHTVRKAIGELINEGWLYQVQGKGTFVANTEGESKRKSKLIGVITTYLKDYIFPDIIYGIDEVLSKEGYTILLGHTNNEFEKERNCLLNMLNNNLDGLIIEPTKSVLPNPNIDIYERFKAEGIPIVFIHAYYNNFEASYVMEDDVLGGYMATRHLIEQGHQRIAGIFKSDDLQGLGRFQGFVQAHREHNLTINEKHILWFSSQDFDPLLLDDAYIQRFIHRLKTCTGLICYNDQIAINMLEILRTQGIHVPGDCAVVGFDNSELAQQGEIKLTTVAHPKEKLGRKAAASLLELINGTKECIQEKMEPELIMRDSTQTTN
- the araA gene encoding L-arabinose isomerase — translated: MLNLKSFEFWFVTGSQHLYGPETLEQVEAHSRKMAEGLDLDPSIPCKVVFKPVLTTPDAIRKLCSEANLDDKCAGIITWMHTFSPAKMWIAGLSELKKPLLHLHTQFNRDIPWSSIDMDFMNLNQSAHGDREYGFIGARLRIARKVIVGYWENPETRNRIGAWMRSALAFTQGRNLKVARFGDNMRNVAVTEGDKVEAQIKFGWAIDAYGIGDLVERIDSVTEAQVNELMDEYKELYDIDPAANIDSIKEQARIEIGMKSFLEEGNFGAFTTNFENLFGMKQLPGLAVQRLMAQGYGFGGEGDWKTAAMVRIMKLMSAGLSGGTSFMEDYTYHLEPGNEMILGAHMLEVCPTIAATKPRIEVHPLSIGGKADPARLVFNGKGGSAIATSLIEMGGRYRLIINTVNAVQPTIDMPKLPVARVLWKPEPSLSEAAEAWILAGGAHHTSFSYDVTVEQMMDWAEMAQIECVLIDKNTDILAFRNQLKWNDMAWRR